Proteins from one Deltaproteobacteria bacterium genomic window:
- a CDS encoding TonB family protein: MNNKKRLNTYIIASMFLHVTSILFLMTIKTEPLKEPRVAFVELIDIPRATEIEKALPGLIDSKKFKKTKPAEEKTPQQKPLPPFKDRVLEGKVPDLPVNPDLPPEKVMPKVATQTKSEEAEKGKQGQEASNRQEEKSKIADSEGKGADERGKVPRVKDLTPTLGKMVLAARERNTKGEGKGEGENIGTKSEAKQQGEFSEVARAGTVLTPLDNPSIQYISYFASIKRKIELVWQYPFDAIQRGIQGDLILDFSINRGGDLKNIKLVRSSGFAILDEEAIESIRKAAPFSPIPKQYRIDELNIRANFIYEMHYLKIK; this comes from the coding sequence ATGAACAATAAGAAAAGGTTGAACACCTACATAATAGCATCGATGTTTCTCCATGTTACATCGATTCTGTTTCTCATGACAATAAAAACGGAGCCCCTGAAGGAGCCGAGGGTCGCCTTCGTCGAGCTCATCGACATCCCGAGGGCCACAGAGATAGAGAAAGCGCTCCCCGGGCTCATCGACAGCAAGAAATTCAAAAAAACCAAGCCCGCCGAGGAAAAAACACCCCAACAGAAGCCCCTTCCGCCGTTCAAGGACCGGGTCCTGGAGGGGAAAGTGCCCGACCTCCCCGTCAACCCCGACCTGCCTCCCGAGAAGGTGATGCCGAAAGTTGCAACCCAGACAAAAAGCGAGGAGGCGGAAAAAGGCAAACAGGGACAAGAGGCCTCAAACAGGCAGGAGGAAAAGAGCAAGATCGCAGACAGTGAGGGAAAGGGTGCTGATGAAAGAGGAAAGGTCCCCCGGGTAAAGGACCTGACACCGACGCTGGGCAAGATGGTCCTGGCGGCAAGAGAGAGGAATACGAAAGGAGAGGGGAAGGGGGAAGGGGAAAATATCGGCACGAAATCAGAGGCGAAGCAGCAGGGCGAGTTTTCGGAAGTCGCGCGGGCAGGAACGGTTTTGACACCCCTCGACAATCCCTCTATCCAGTACATCTCCTACTTTGCCAGCATAAAGAGAAAAATCGAGCTCGTCTGGCAATACCCCTTCGATGCCATTCAGAGAGGGATCCAGGGCGACCTCATTCTCGACTTCTCCATCAACCGGGGCGGGGACCTGAAGAACATCAAACTCGTGAGGAGCTCCGGGTTCGCCATTCTGGACGAAGAGGCTATCGAGTCGATCAGAAAAGCCGCCCCCTTCTCCCCCATAC
- a CDS encoding 2,3-bisphosphoglycerate-independent phosphoglycerate mutase codes for MDRRRFVALVILDGWGHREEKEYNAVAMANTPFFDHIASRYPGTIIYASQERVGLPNGQMGNSEVGHLNIGAGRVVYQDFVRINKAVEGGEFFENQVLLDAMRKTREWGRPLHLIGLVSDGGVHSMDTHLLALIAMAKKNGIARVYVHALLDGRDTPPKSGAGYLSELRDEMERIGVGKIATVGGRYYGMDRDNRWERTERAYRALVFGEGIAQEDPVEAVKRSYEKGVTDEFVEPVVIVKDGVPVGPIEHGDGIVFFNFRADRARQLTRALALPAFEKFDRGGFLEPTYVCMTLYDETFRLPVAFSPKTMKNSLGEVFTREGIRNLRIAETEKYAHVTYFFNGGEEEVFDGETRILIPSPSVPTYDLKPEMSAYEVADRAVSEIRKGAFDVMVLNFANPDMVGHTGIIEAAVAAVEAVDANLGKVVKLVLDAGGVALVTSDHGNVEIMVDPETGQPHTAHTINPVPFIVVDPHFRGRLKENRALEDIAPTILKLLGLPVPGEMTGQDIRVDG; via the coding sequence ATGGACAGGAGAAGGTTCGTTGCCCTCGTGATCCTCGATGGATGGGGACACCGGGAAGAAAAAGAGTACAATGCCGTGGCGATGGCGAACACCCCCTTTTTCGACCACATCGCATCACGCTATCCCGGCACGATCATTTATGCTTCCCAGGAGAGGGTGGGGCTGCCCAACGGACAGATGGGGAACTCGGAGGTGGGCCATCTGAACATCGGCGCGGGCCGCGTCGTTTACCAGGATTTCGTGAGGATCAACAAGGCCGTCGAAGGAGGAGAGTTCTTTGAGAACCAGGTCCTTCTCGACGCGATGAGAAAGACCCGGGAGTGGGGAAGACCCCTCCACCTGATCGGGCTCGTCTCGGACGGCGGCGTCCACAGCATGGACACCCACCTGCTTGCACTCATCGCCATGGCGAAAAAAAACGGCATCGCCAGGGTTTACGTTCACGCCCTTCTCGACGGGCGCGACACGCCTCCGAAGAGCGGGGCGGGTTATCTGAGCGAGTTAAGGGACGAGATGGAGCGCATCGGTGTGGGGAAGATCGCCACCGTGGGCGGCCGGTACTACGGGATGGACCGGGACAACCGGTGGGAGAGAACGGAGAGGGCTTACCGGGCACTCGTCTTCGGTGAGGGCATCGCGCAGGAAGACCCCGTTGAGGCCGTCAAGAGGTCCTATGAAAAGGGGGTAACCGACGAGTTCGTCGAACCGGTGGTCATCGTAAAAGACGGCGTTCCCGTCGGCCCGATCGAGCACGGCGACGGCATCGTGTTTTTCAACTTCCGGGCCGACAGGGCCCGGCAGCTGACGCGGGCCCTTGCCCTGCCCGCGTTTGAAAAGTTCGACCGGGGAGGGTTTCTCGAGCCAACCTACGTCTGCATGACGCTCTACGACGAGACCTTTCGCCTCCCCGTTGCCTTTTCCCCGAAAACGATGAAAAATTCCCTCGGGGAGGTTTTCACGAGAGAGGGGATTCGGAATCTCAGGATCGCGGAAACGGAGAAGTATGCCCACGTTACCTACTTTTTCAACGGCGGAGAGGAGGAGGTCTTCGATGGTGAAACCAGGATACTCATACCTTCCCCATCCGTACCCACCTACGACCTGAAACCCGAGATGAGCGCCTACGAGGTTGCCGACCGTGCCGTTTCAGAGATAAGAAAGGGCGCCTTCGACGTGATGGTGCTGAACTTCGCAAATCCCGACATGGTGGGGCACACGGGGATAATCGAGGCGGCGGTGGCGGCGGTCGAGGCGGTCGATGCAAACCTCGGCAAGGTGGTAAAGCTCGTCCTGGACGCAGGGGGTGTTGCCCTGGTCACCTCAGACCATGGAAACGTCGAGATCATGGTGGACCCCGAGACGGGGCAACCCCACACGGCGCACACCATCAACCCCGTCCCGTTCATCGTCGTCGATCCGCACTTTCGGGGAAGGCTCAAGGAAAACAGGGCCCTCGAGGACATCGCGCCGACCATACTGAAATTACTCGGGCTGCCCGTTCCCGGCGAGATGACCGGCCAGGACATACGGGTTGATGGGTAG
- a CDS encoding DNA-binding protein HU (histone-like DNA-binding protein), which produces MTKAELVAKIAGETKVSKAAAEKVLNSAIKNVTMALKKGDKITLTGFGTFSVSKRKARKGRNPQTGAAIRIKATKVPKFSPGKGLKDAVSGKK; this is translated from the coding sequence ATGACGAAGGCTGAACTCGTTGCAAAGATTGCAGGTGAAACGAAAGTCAGCAAAGCGGCTGCAGAAAAGGTTCTGAACTCGGCTATCAAAAACGTAACGATGGCTCTTAAGAAAGGGGACAAGATCACCCTCACGGGATTTGGCACGTTTTCCGTATCCAAGAGGAAAGCGAGGAAGGGTCGCAACCCTCAGACCGGCGCGGCAATAAGAATCAAAGCGACGAAGGTTCCCAAGTTTTCTCCCGGGAAGGGGCTCAAAGACGCTGTAAGCGGGAAGAAATAA
- a CDS encoding rhomboid family intramembrane serine protease, which translates to MIPLRDTIPSERKPVVNYAIIGLNAFFFLIEVFAGGAQHDIITNFGVIPFRFVDNWSSSLRELLTPLSAMFLHGGWLHILSNMLYLYIFGDNVEDALGHGKYLAFYLTCGFLSFLTQIMINTSSMVPNIGASGAVAGVLGAYLLLYPRARVVTLLPLFVVFTMVEIPAYFFLGFWFLMQLAGGTAQLGNQNPFSGGIAFWAHIGGFVAGALLLGLFLPKWRMRFPGRRL; encoded by the coding sequence ATAATACCCCTCAGAGACACGATACCATCTGAGAGGAAACCGGTTGTCAATTACGCAATCATCGGCCTGAATGCCTTTTTTTTTCTCATAGAGGTTTTCGCCGGGGGCGCACAGCATGACATCATCACCAATTTTGGCGTCATTCCATTCCGGTTCGTGGACAACTGGAGTTCTTCCTTAAGGGAACTGCTCACGCCCCTGTCCGCCATGTTTCTCCATGGCGGGTGGCTCCACATCCTGAGCAACATGCTCTACCTTTACATCTTCGGCGACAACGTGGAGGATGCCCTCGGGCACGGGAAGTACCTGGCGTTCTACCTTACCTGCGGCTTCTTATCCTTTCTGACCCAGATCATGATCAACACCTCGTCGATGGTTCCCAATATCGGCGCTTCCGGGGCCGTTGCGGGCGTTCTCGGGGCCTACCTTCTCCTCTATCCCCGGGCCCGCGTCGTGACCCTCCTTCCACTCTTCGTTGTTTTCACCATGGTCGAGATTCCCGCATATTTCTTCCTCGGCTTCTGGTTTTTAATGCAGCTTGCCGGGGGCACCGCCCAGCTTGGTAACCAGAACCCCTTTTCGGGTGGGATCGCGTTCTGGGCCCACATCGGGGGATTCGTGGCGGGTGCACTGCTCCTTGGCCTTTTCCTGCCGAAATGGCGGATGCGGTTTCCCGGGCGCCGCCTCTAG
- a CDS encoding phosphopyruvate hydratase: protein MSIIVDVFARQILDSRGNPTIEVEVTLESGAVGRAAVPSGASTGTREAVELRDGNPRKYLGKSVEKAVKNVNAVIAPKMIGLDATEQVFIDNFLLALDGTPNKSKLGANAILGFSLAAAKAAAQYTGLPLYQYIGGVHSCTLPVPMMNIVNGGAHADNNVDIQEFMIMPLGAASFAKALQMGTETFHALKKVLKSRGYSTSVGDEGGFAPHLESNEEAFEVIVEAIGKAGYKAGKDIALAIDAAASEFFSRGKYVFKKSDGSKKSPEEMVSFYGRLAKKYPIVSIEDGFAENDWKGWKLFTRAMGDRMQIVGDDVFVTNPQIIEKGIREGVANSVLIKLNQIGTLTETIEAVELAKRAGFTSVVSHRSGETEDTTIADFVVALGTGQIKTGSACRTDRVCKYNQLLRIEEELEGFARYPGWSVFYNIAVKK from the coding sequence ATGAGCATAATCGTTGACGTATTTGCCAGGCAGATTCTCGATTCACGGGGCAACCCCACCATCGAGGTGGAAGTGACGCTCGAATCGGGCGCAGTGGGCAGGGCGGCGGTTCCCTCGGGTGCCTCGACGGGAACCCGGGAAGCAGTTGAGCTAAGAGACGGCAATCCTCGGAAATACCTGGGGAAAAGCGTTGAAAAGGCGGTGAAAAACGTAAATGCCGTGATCGCCCCGAAAATGATCGGCCTCGATGCGACGGAGCAGGTCTTCATCGACAATTTCCTCCTGGCCCTCGACGGGACCCCGAACAAGTCGAAGCTCGGTGCGAATGCGATCCTCGGGTTTTCTCTCGCCGCGGCAAAAGCCGCTGCCCAGTACACAGGATTGCCGCTCTACCAGTACATCGGCGGGGTCCATTCCTGCACCCTTCCCGTGCCGATGATGAACATAGTCAACGGTGGCGCCCACGCCGACAACAACGTGGACATCCAGGAGTTCATGATCATGCCCCTCGGCGCCGCGTCGTTTGCAAAAGCGCTGCAGATGGGTACGGAAACGTTTCACGCTCTGAAGAAGGTGCTGAAGTCCCGGGGCTACTCCACGTCGGTCGGGGACGAGGGGGGGTTCGCCCCTCACCTCGAGTCGAACGAGGAGGCCTTCGAGGTGATCGTAGAGGCGATCGGGAAGGCGGGATACAAGGCGGGCAAGGACATCGCCCTTGCCATCGACGCTGCGGCGTCGGAGTTCTTCTCCCGGGGCAAATACGTCTTCAAAAAGTCCGACGGATCGAAAAAGAGCCCGGAAGAGATGGTGAGCTTCTACGGGAGGCTCGCAAAGAAGTACCCCATCGTCTCCATCGAGGACGGCTTTGCCGAGAACGACTGGAAGGGGTGGAAGCTCTTTACCCGGGCCATGGGGGACAGGATGCAGATCGTCGGCGACGACGTCTTCGTGACGAACCCGCAGATCATCGAGAAGGGCATCAGGGAGGGGGTGGCGAACTCCGTGCTCATCAAGTTGAATCAGATAGGGACGCTCACGGAGACGATCGAGGCCGTCGAGCTGGCAAAGCGTGCCGGCTTTACTTCCGTGGTCTCCCACCGTTCCGGGGAGACGGAAGACACGACGATCGCCGATTTCGTCGTCGCCCTCGGAACCGGTCAGATCAAGACGGGCTCGGCCTGCAGGACGGACAGGGTGTGCAAGTACAATCAGCTCCTGCGGATAGAAGAGGAACTCGAGGGATTTGCCCGGTATCCCGGATGGAGCGTTTTTTATAATATCGCCGTCAAGAAATAG